The following is a genomic window from Patagioenas fasciata isolate bPatFas1 chromosome 1, bPatFas1.hap1, whole genome shotgun sequence.
AAGTCACCATGGTGAAGAGATGAAAGAGCAAGGGAATTGAAGTCTTAGCTGCTTCAATGGAGATGTCTTCCTGTCTTTCCCCCATCATGTTTTGTGGTAGGATGAAAAGAAGTTGTAGGCAGTAATTTTTTTATAACAGTTTAAAACATTTGAATGAAAGCTGCTCTGATAAGTTGTTCATGATGTAGCCATAGCAATTTGACTCAGCTAGGGTGGAGTGCAGAGGGGCTTCCAGGTCATAAATGACACTAGCTAAGTGACTGGGAGACAAATTTGAACGTAACTACAAAATACAACTTTTCTTTTTGCAGGACTTCTAGCCAAAACCCCTTACTGTTTCTGTGAGAGCTTGCAAAGTCCCAGCTGATAAATTATGACTACCATTTTCAAGGTGTATGTGTTACTGTGTACAGGGAAACAAAAATGCATCTTAAACTTGGCATTCACATCTGAATGACTTCTTTTTCAGTAGGGCTGGCTACTCAAGGAGTGCTTAATGTGGACAGTTGTCCTCCCTGAATGGGTGAACAACAGCTGTTTCTGGTTCATGTAAATTATCAGTTACAACAGGTGTTATTTGAAATCTCATTTGTGCCATGTGTGTCTGTATGGCATATGGTGTTGGCACTTTAGAGAAGACTTAATGgatttttcagcttttgttcCTGACTGGGTTTTGCATCATCTTTTTTAAATGTGAATTGAACAAGTATATGGTAATGCACAGTAGAATTGGATGGCCTTTTTTAAAGTGGAGGTCAAGCTCAGCTCATATATGAAGAATTCCCTGTCTTCCGGATGCAAGTGGGTTGCTAGAAACTGGCCTCTTGCTAGTCTGATACCACAACAGTTAGTAGTGATTGAGTTGTTGACTTAATAGTAACTGTGGTATATGACATTAGTGTTAGTTTTGGAGTTTTTGGGCCATTTGTTAAATTCTCTATAAAGACCAAATCCTAATTGCTAAGTCAACTTATCTTTCCCAAGGAATTTTCTATAGTTTTTAATATCTCTGTGTATAGCTTGTGTGACTTAAGACTGAATCTGTTGATTAGTATACCAGTATTTGGATGTTACAGATAGAAAATATCTTGCCTCAGAACTCTCCCAGGAGGCcaaaaaatcaaacacattttGTTTTCTAGCTGCTGCTTAGGCTAATTTAATTCCATCAGCTAAAGGATGGTAAAGACTGAAGTCTTGCTTGACTCAAGTAGGCAGATCCCTTTTGTACATGCGTCTGCTGGTCTTTCAGCCTTTCTTTGATAGAACTTGTGTGGCTGTTCATTTAGAGCAACAGTATAGTAAACTTGAGTATGAAGGACTACTGAGAACATAATACATCTGAAGTATATTTATTTCCCTCATGTTGTTATGTTAACATCATGATTACTTTGTTATTACAGATACGCAAGTCTCTATTTCTGCTGTGCTATTGAAGATCAGGACAATGAACTAATAACACTGGAAATAATTCATCGCTATGTAGAACTTCTTGACAAGTATTTTGGCAGTGTGAGTTAGTGAATTCTTTTTAATTTGTATAGATTCACAGTCTCTTTACGTTATGTCATTTTGTTTTATGTCCACAGCACTTTTAAGAAGGATGATCAACTAGCTGTCGAAAAACTGTGTCTAACATTTTATATTGCTTACTCGGCCTAACTAAACTGataatttaattttgtattttaacaGTTATACAGGCAACTATTAATTTTGGAGAACTATTGTTAATCTGGTGTTAATTTCCTGTTTTGTAGTAGTGTCACTTGAGGTCAGATGAAATCTTGTCCTTAGCTTTCTGCGTAGGcacacacctttcttctcccTGGTGCTGCTCTAGGGTGTGAGCACCTCATATCTGCTTCTGAAGGAGGCAGCTGGCCATGAACtagcaggaggagggaggaaagaaaagacaaacatCTGCTTCCTTAAATAGCAAACACAAACAACTATAGTAATGTATGTTAGCACTCTTCTAAAAAAACTGCTGCTCATCCTTCTGCCTTCATAGTCCTGACTAGGAAATGAACAGGATGAATAAGATATTAAAGattattgtatttttaaatttttctgtgaGACTGTGTGATCTGCTTTTGAATAGTGCAGGCAAGAAGAGAACTTTTATTAGGCATACTCCTTTGCCTCATGAAGAACCATGTCAGACTGGCAGTTGTGAATTGAACCTTATTTAACAATGAAAAAGCTTTTCAGGAAGGTTACTATAACTGTTTTTAACTCGAGCaacaaagaagtttcttctttttttttttttttttccctcaaaggaCTGTTGTGGTGGTgatgttgtgtttgggtttttttgtttagtgctttttttttgctggttttgtgatgttgttttggtgttttgtctgtgtttgttttctgtggtggtgtttttgtttgcttgccccACTGCTTAAAATGTTAGAGCCTCAGTCTAAGATCTTGAAGTTGAGTGTAGCTGTGAATGAGTTAAGTTTTGTGAGAGGATGTATCTCAATAGATAGTATCCTCTCATTTTGCAATAATACTTGGTGTTCTTTTTAGGTATGTGAACTTGATATCATCTTCAATTTTGAAAAAGCCTATTTCATTCTGGATGAGTTCCTTTTAGGAGGGGAAGTTCAGGAGACTTCCAAGAAAAATGTTCTCAAAGCCATTGAACAGGCAGATCTCTTACAGGAGGTAAGCAAATTAAACTTTTCTGGCCAAAGAACCAGCATGGTAGACTGTGACTAGAAAAAGCTTCTGTTTCTCTAAGCTTGGAGAAGGTGCTTTTAAGCATGCTTAGCACGTAGTTTCTAGTTAGTTGTCCTAGTTGTGTAATATGACGTTATCTGCTCTTTTAATTAGTTTGGCATGTGTATATTGtaatgtactgtgatttttcattttgctAGAAATGCAAGTGGCTGTTTTATGTGTAAACCTAGATAACTATAGTTCATGCTGCTTTAACTTAGTTTTGTTCTTGTGTCTTTCATCTTTATATTAATCAGCCATTAGTTTTTTGTCATACCTGATGCATGTTCACTTCTTTACTGTTTCATTGCTGAAATCCAGAAGCTAGACTCTCTTCTTTGAGACCCATTCAGGTATAGTTCTAATTCTAAAGACCTGCCTTTATGCTATAGGTTGCTTACTCTGGCACATTTCTGTCTTTTAAGTTGACAAAGCACTAATGGTAGTGCCACAAAAACATACagaatgaaatataaaaatgtttgatttttacTTTGCATGCTTTTGTTATTCATTGCTAACTTTGGAGACAGATTGCATCTCTACCATTCTTCTTGGAAAAATGCTTTGTGGGGAGGGGTTCAATGGTATAGAAAAAAGTGTCATTTCCCCATGTTTCTCCATTCTGTGctggttgtttggtgttttttgtttgtgtgggggtgttgggttttttttttactgaattgtAGTAGTCTTGAGGTCGTTGTTAAGGTCCTTGAATGTCTCAATGGCAGTCACAAAATTGTTATGCTGAGGGAATCAGTCTTGTTTGCTAGTCAGTGGAACAAATGATTTAACAGGGATGAACcaccttaatttttttaaaatatacggAGGTTCACTGGTAAGACTCTTAACCAGAAGTCCTGTTGCAGTTtacaaagagggaggaaaaataatttttctcttaatCTTTTGGTTTTCTTAATACGAAAACAGAAGTAACAGATTAGTTATCCATTCTAGTCTGTCTCCTGCAAATGCATGTTTAATTCTACATAAAATAGAATTACTGTATTTGTTCTCATTCCCACtagttttgaattttattttcactATTTTCTTCGGGTTCTTCTAAAGCAAAAATGTATTCTACCTCTAGGAATTTACTGATTTTTCTATCCAAACAAGTAGCATTCTCTTTTTACACTTAGtataatttcaaattaaaaattttACTTGAAAGGAAGTATTGCTTTTTCAACGTGTGacttttcccttgccctgatcACTTTACTCTGACTACCCTTCCTTTCCTCGTCTCTGAGATTTTCTGTTCTGTCAAAGTTTATTAAATCTTTTCTGATTAAACTGGAATGTAACTGTTTATCACAGCACCACTGTagtctgatttttgttttttatttttagttatatTGGTTGTTGATCAAGTATAAAACTACTTCATATCTGCTTTTTAGTTTATAAAACCCATAGAAGTCTGAGTTCATATTTAAATATAGCTTCCAAAAAAGTTGGGCAGTTTCTGcataagtttggttttgtatgaaCTGCTACTATGTGCATGCTGAGTTTGATAAAGAGGGTTGTTAAAATAAGTTTGTCACAACTAGACTTTTTGCTACTTTTAGTTGATTTCTGCTTCCCAGAATACTTCATACTTCATTCCAGTAGCTTTGATTTGATTCCAAATGCAAACCATTTGTAGCAGGATTGTTGTGTATTTGTATTTGACCATGTCAGATTCTAATTATGTGTAACAAAAGACTTTTATTTGGCCCTGAATAGTCATATGGcctaatttaaaaattattaatcagTGTTGAATATGCAACATTATTCAATAGTAATACTACATTAATGTATGAAGCACCTCAAACATTAAAAGCTGTACAGAATACAAAGGAAAATCATTACAAATACATTAAGTGGCTATTTGTGTGATGTTAGAAGAAAATATGCAGAGACATAAATTGCTGAATAGTGAATTAGTTCTTGATAGCCTTGCCTACTTGTGTTTTCTGTGGCAATTTTCCAG
Proteins encoded in this region:
- the AP1S2 gene encoding AP-1 complex subunit sigma-2 codes for the protein MQFMLLFSRQGKLRLQKWYVPLSDKEKKKITRELVQTVLARKPKMCSFLEWRDLKIVYKRYASLYFCCAIEDQDNELITLEIIHRYVELLDKYFGSVCELDIIFNFEKAYFILDEFLLGGEVQETSKKNVLKAIEQADLLQEEAETPRSVLEEIGLT